Below is a genomic region from Sorghum bicolor cultivar BTx623 chromosome 9, Sorghum_bicolor_NCBIv3, whole genome shotgun sequence.
CGTACGCGTCGAACGGCGGGTCGAGGCGGACGCCCATGGCGTCGTCCATCACCATGGCGAAGCGGTCGGGGGCGAGGTCGATGGGCGGGCGCGGGAACCCGCCCACGGCCTCCCTGATGGCGCGGATGTGGCCTACCTCCTGGTACCCGAGCTCGGCGGCGACCTCGGTGGTGCGGAAGTCGAGGTCGGCTTTCCTCGCCCCCGACGGCCGTGGCCCGCCGCCGGAGAGGTTGCGGTCCAGGAAGTCCACGCCGCGGCCCAGCGCCGCGTGCAGGAACCACTCCGCCTCCACGAACTTGGCGTTCAGCAGGAACTGCAGCTGCTCCATGTCGCTCGGGTACACCGCCAGCGCGCCCCGCCGTGGCGCCGTCGCGCGGCACCGCGGGTCCTCGGGGGCGGACGTCGGAACGCTCGGCGGCGGAACCACGGTGGCCTGAGACACCACGGCGAGAAGCAGGAGTGCGCCCGCTgccaggaccaggaggaggcggtggaggGCGGCGGCGTCGCGCGCGCGCGCCATGGCGGTTTCGTCTTCGCTGCTGCCTGCTGGGTAGGGTAGAGTGGATCATTAATTTGTAGTGTGGGCATGTCACCTGTGAGGTGGTAGTTAGTTAATTTTAGTTAGTGTGGAATTAGGAGAGAAGTGGGGGTAGATTGCGTTCTGGGAGGCCATGAAATGCATGCTTGGGTGGAGATGGTTAGGTTGAATTGAACCACGAACCCGTATTTttatctcataataaatcaacgaaTAATACTTTCAGACATAACTTTTCAGACAAACGACATGCTCCACATATGAGAGAATCTACAAAAATTTCATCATAGTACCGATCTTTCAAAAAAAGAGCATCAAATATAATAGAGTAACACAGTGGTGTTTAGTTGAAAACTTGCAACCAAGCACCATACCATTTTCGTTTTAATTCCCTTGGTGTGTGACTTGGgatgattttatgcttatacacATTTGGGCAGCAGCAAGTTAATGAAACCGCGGGAATTGCAAGTGCTAGTTCTCTATATCAGGCCTTGGTTTCGTATTGTACTTATTATGTGTCTtaagtattaatattttttatctatatatttggtcaaactttgaatATTATAACAAAAAATGCACCTTAGGAATTGCATTATTGCTTGGGCAAAGGTTTAATTATTCAAAGTGATCCAAATGAGTAGTTagaaacttttttatttttaacattttttaatAATTGGTTGCTAAAAGAAATCAAAACCAGAGATGAATCACATGTTACTGAATAAAATCAGGGAGAAACAGTTGATAAATATGTGCGAAGTCACATGAGACTGGAGATTTACTAAGAGTGTCTCCAAAGGGTTTTCTCTAAACTTAATTTTTGTAAATCCTTACATAGAGTACATTCTAACCAAGAATCCTCTATAAATATGTTATCTTCTTCGACATTTACCCTACCGCTGTGCTCAGAGTGATGTTTCAAATTTGAGAGAGGATAATTTAGGATAGCATCAAACCTAGGATGTTGAATATTGGAGGGTGTTTTTATCACACAAACCAAAATTTTAGTTCTAGGGAGATGAACAAAAAAAATCTTGCAAAATGCTCTAAGCACAAATGTTTAGAGGGGGAGGGGGGGTCTAAAGGGCTTTCACCTATGTACTCAAACGATGTCAAGTTGGATGGTGGAGTGAAGAAAGAGAGGCAACGAGAGCTAAAGGGCAACAAGAGCTAAAGGGCTAACCAAAAAGCCTGTTTGGCAGGGCTCCTCATGAGAGGCTCCTCTGCCTTTTAGTTTAAAACGACTTCTTCAGAAAAATATTTGACAGGACTCCTCTGGAGGAGCCAGAACCAAAGTCGAAGAGGAGCCCTACCAAACAGGCCCAAGTCTCTCCTGCGTATGATGTGAAAGCCTATATTGATGTTTATATGGATCATGATTCCCTTCAACTCAACATTACTCCCTTTACTTATTGTATTTGATTTGATCTTGTCTTTGTGTAAATTTTGATTAAACTACTTTCTCTATCTATTTTAAACGAATTGTAATGAGGCAATTGGGGGCAGTTAGTGACTTGGCCAGGACGTTTTCTTCAATAGTGTTTCgggggcaaaaaaaaaaaaaacaaaaatcacGTGAAGAGCAATGCACCTCAACAGTACTGGGCCTAAATCCATTGCTGACCCAATCCACTAGAGTCGTCGTTGCCGTGCATACCAAGTCAAGTTTGGGCCTTTAGCTGCTGGACCTGGACCCATCATCGAAGGCACCAGCACCAGCATCAGCATCCATCcacccctccgccgccgccgccgtcgccgctccGGAGCCCCGGACTCGCCGCTAGGTTCTTCCTCCTGTCGCCGCGCGCCGCCTCCCAGACCGTCTCCTCCGCCGCAGCCGCGATGCCGACGGTGAGCGTCGGCCGGGACCGTCTCTTCGCGGCCCTGGGTCGGACCTACAGTAAGTTCGACTTCCTCTGCTCAGTTCCCCCAAAACCCCAGCTCTCTTCCCCTCCGCGACAGCTCGTCGTAACCAATCCTACTGGTTGCTCTCCAGCGCAGGAGGAGTTCGAGGCGCTCTGCTTCGAGTTCGGCATCGAGCTGGACGATGTGGTGAGCATATCTCTCCGCCAttcccctccccctccctcctCCCCGTCCGCTATGCTGGTGGCTGGTGGGAGTGGCGTTGTCTGAATTTTGAGGGTTTTTGGGGGTGCGTGTGAAACAGACGACGGAGAAGGCTATTATCAGGAAGGAGAAGCACCTCGAGGACGACGGCGAGGtggacgacgatgacgaggtcATCTACAAGATAGAGGTCGCCGCCAACAGGTCAGCCCGTTTGGTTTTCCGTCAATTGAATTGATGGTGTACTGTGTATCCAGGATTATGGTAACCGAACATAAATATTGGCCCAATTACACCATTCTTGTGTACCAATTGAACATGTGTAATGCAATTTGAGACTCCTAAAACAACCCAGCTAAGAATATGAAGCAAGTTGTTTTTGCCGTGTTTGGATGTAAGCAAACATCATGAGGTATCTATTTGGTAGCTAATTTTGCTGCACTGTTGGTCTGTTCTTTAGTTCAAGTTGTTTGGTTCATGTGGATTTTAGTAAGCAGTAAGTTTTATCGATGTAGTGAGCTAAATATGAACCATTTTTTGTTTTGCTCTGTTTCTGATGATTTGTTGTTTCCTTGAGTTTGCAATCTAGTCCAATAAGCTTAATGTTGTATAAGGACCTGCACATAGTATAAAGTTGAGTTGAATTTGGAGTTAAAATAGTTGAACTTCAGTAAATCACATTGCATTCAGCATGCCAGTTTGCATGGGTGGAACTTCCATCTACACAGAGAGTCTCTTGTCTGGAATTTTCTACCAGTCACCTTCACCTCATTCTTCACTGATCTTTCACTTCCTGAACTGTTACCTTGTGTTGGTGAATGAACTCTTAGTTTCAAAGTGCACATTGAGATCTCATGCTTCATGTGTTTAATGCTCATTGCCAAATGCCAATGTATGCAGATATGATTTGCTATGTCTTGAAGGGTTAGCAAGAGCTCTTCGTGTTTTCACGGGGACTGAACCAAGCCCTGTATTCCAAGTTTCATCCATCCCTCGTGGTTCAATTCTTCAGATGCATGTTAAACCAGAGGTAGGTTCATGTTCTTTGGATTCACAGTGCCTTTCAAATAATATCTTAGAAGAAAAAACTAGATTTCTTCAGTTTTCCATTTCTATGTAGTGCATTATGGGTAGCTGTAGAGAAAATTGTACAGAAgcactgtttggtgtatgttGTAACTTGTCAATGCACTTGAACACTCTTGAACCAGTCGATTCTTTTTGGATTTTCGAATATGGAATGTTATGTCTCAGGAGTAATGGAGAAATGATCTGTGAGACTTCCATTTTTAAGGGAAAAAAGAAGCAATACCCGACTTGCATTTTCTATGCCAttaaatatttatatatttttttggtgCATGCTCTTTGTAATGTTTTATTATTGTCCTGAAAACGATTATAGCTTGAAGCTGGCGCTAAAATTACAAGACATCAACCTATTCATGATTTTGAAATTAACCTGTTACTACTAATTCTAGAATCTATGTATTAATGGATTAGTGCTGTATTTGCTAATGTTGACGCTGATCGTATTCTCCAGAAccagattggtattattcatgttCTTGTTTTCTTCCTATGTAAGCtttgatttgattttttttcagaCTTCAAAAATTAGACCATATGTAGTTTGTGCTGTTCTAAGAGGGGTAACTTTTGACGAAGCAAGATACAACAGCTTCATTGATCTTCAAGACAAACTCCACCAAAATATCTGCCGGTATAGCTTATCTTATTGCCTTTTGCTTTTCATTGTTTTGATATCAAGATTGTATTCAATACAATGATTAATTAACTCAGACTACTACATGATGGATAACAGGAAGAGAACTCTTGTTGCTATTGGCACCCATGATCTAGACACTCTGCGAGGACCCTTCTCATATGAGGTAAAATTATCACAGTGCTGCAATGAGCTATTGTAGCTCAATCTTGGGTATTATCTTATTTGTCCTGCGTTCATGGCAATCTCTGTCATGGACATGCACACTGTTCCTAGGTTTATGTGTTCCATGGTTTTTTGGTGCATCCAATTTTCCCCCTTTTAATGGGGCAAACAATTATGTCTCATGATATGTGCTTGCGGCCTTGCACTATCAAGGGAACTAACTGCACTATCAAGGGAGTTTTAGAGTAAATCGTGGACTGTAATGTGTTCTATGATCTTAGTTGCAGAAAAGAGCCAATCCTGTTTTCAACAGTCACAGTTAACATGATACCTTATGGTCATAAGGTCTCTCTAAAGCCTAAATCAATCAGATCTTATTTTGTTttgctgctttttttttttgaaataaaataCAGCAGGGGAGGCTCCTACTGCAAATTTCATTAAAATAATAGAGGCACAAATATACTGAACAAAAGGGCGAAGCTAAAGCGAGAACAAATGGAGaaggaaactaaacaagctcttCTCAGGGAGGACAGGGAAGAGAGTTAGGGAAGTGATCGGATCCAGTTTAGGATGAGATTGGAGTCTTGCTTCATCTACGAAGTCCTTATTTTGCTGCCTTGTTGGGGCAGATTGCTCATTGGGGAGTGGATCAGTGAGATAGTGCCCCAGTTAATTTGTCTACAGTGGGGCTTCAGGAAGCATTTATGGCCATGGAATCTGAGTTTTAGTTCCACTAGCCAAAAACGTGTATTTTCTTAGAATTTTAATCAATAGTCGGCTTCAAGCCCTTTTGTATGGATAATAGAAAACTCATCTTGGCCAGCTTACCGAGAAGACAATTTGGAGGAAGTTTAAGCACTACTCCCTATGCTTTTGAATTTATATTTGTTCAGAATGCATGACAGCATGTATACATGAAAGTATTAACTAATTTTTCCCTTAAAAGTGATAAGAAATTGTTATTTTGATAACCTTTTGAC
It encodes:
- the LOC8069507 gene encoding desiccation-related protein PCC13-62 — protein: MARARDAAALHRLLLVLAAGALLLLAVVSQATVVPPPSVPTSAPEDPRCRATAPRRGALAVYPSDMEQLQFLLNAKFVEAEWFLHAALGRGVDFLDRNLSGGGPRPSGARKADLDFRTTEVAAELGYQEVGHIRAIREAVGGFPRPPIDLAPDRFAMVMDDAMGVRLDPPFDAYAAPVNFLLASYVFPHVTAAAAMGIGPTLMGYASKRLQASILAVEAGQDAVIRLLLYQRADELVPPYQGHTVADFTRRISDWRNRMSGCGDKDEGVKVLDRKQGAERRTISNILGAGEDSLGFQRTPAEVLRILYGSRNEQIPGGFLPRGANGTIARGFFQLA